One genomic region from Arcobacter sp. LA11 encodes:
- a CDS encoding glycosyl transferase, with protein sequence MDFFNYIRAVGTGPKSNRELDKVEVDDAIESILNQSVPSEQIAAFLLGWRVRLETADELRATFEVCDRYVKRKTIKNSIELGYAFDGKSDFPYLLPLIGKYLKKFDLNLVVSGDELQPAKAGLTVKQLHDTIGFDDNIHYFDRAEYFKELSALTKLRNILGLRTAFNTVEKLLNPGNSEYAINAAFHKPYVEKYHTLFGPNYKNLVIVKGNEGAPEIFTKAKYWIKDNGEINEHIVDPEYFGIKYVRSVNPISIEESIAMVKNPSDELEKLAKLNAAMFLITVKKATNINDAFEMID encoded by the coding sequence ATGGACTTTTTTAATTATATAAGAGCAGTAGGAACTGGACCTAAATCAAACAGAGAGCTAGATAAAGTTGAAGTTGATGATGCAATTGAATCTATTCTAAATCAAAGTGTTCCAAGTGAACAAATAGCAGCATTTTTATTAGGCTGGAGGGTAAGACTTGAAACAGCTGATGAGTTAAGAGCTACTTTTGAAGTATGTGATAGATATGTAAAGAGAAAAACAATCAAAAACTCAATTGAGCTAGGTTATGCATTTGATGGAAAGTCTGATTTTCCTTATTTATTACCATTGATTGGTAAGTATTTAAAAAAGTTTGATTTAAATTTAGTTGTAAGTGGAGATGAATTACAACCTGCGAAAGCTGGTTTAACTGTAAAGCAATTACATGATACTATAGGTTTTGATGATAATATTCATTATTTTGATAGAGCAGAATATTTTAAAGAATTAAGTGCTTTAACAAAACTTAGAAATATTTTAGGATTAAGAACGGCTTTTAATACTGTTGAAAAACTTTTAAATCCTGGAAATTCAGAATATGCAATTAATGCAGCATTTCATAAACCATATGTAGAGAAGTATCATACACTTTTTGGTCCTAATTATAAAAATCTAGTTATTGTAAAAGGAAATGAAGGTGCACCTGAAATTTTCACAAAAGCTAAATATTGGATAAAAGATAATGGAGAGATTAATGAACATATAGTTGATCCTGAATATTTTGGGATTAAGTATGTAAGGTCAGTAAACCCAATTTCAATTGAAGAATCTATTGCTATGGTTAAAAATCCAAGTGATGAATTAGAAAAACTAGCAAAACTAAATGCAGCAATGTTTTTAATAACTGTAAAAAAAGCAACAAATATAAATGACGCTTTTGAAATGATTGATTAA
- the napG gene encoding ferredoxin-type protein NapG, translating into MKSGVTKKEPISSRRRFFLDMARAVGLATLGGLTWSAYVDEVSASKLTLRPPGALKEEDFLATCIKCGMCVEACPFDTLMLAKPGENKPLGTPYFIPREIPCYMCPDIPCVPVCPTGALDIKSLKSEKKELDINEADMGLAVVDAENCIAFWGIQCDACYRACPILGEAITIEYSKNERTGKHAFMKPIVHANACTGCGLCERACVTEKAAIFVLPREVALGKAGDYYIKGWDKNDEKRLENTNSEHLKQKKDSKSVLDSLNSGMEGLY; encoded by the coding sequence ATGAAAAGCGGTGTAACTAAAAAAGAACCTATTAGCAGCAGAAGAAGATTCTTCTTAGATATGGCAAGAGCAGTTGGTCTTGCCACTCTAGGTGGTCTTACTTGGAGTGCTTATGTAGATGAAGTATCTGCATCAAAGTTAACTCTAAGACCTCCAGGAGCTCTAAAAGAAGAAGATTTTTTAGCAACTTGTATTAAATGTGGTATGTGTGTAGAAGCCTGCCCATTTGATACATTGATGCTTGCAAAACCAGGGGAAAACAAACCTTTAGGAACACCTTATTTCATTCCAAGAGAAATTCCGTGTTATATGTGTCCTGATATCCCTTGTGTTCCTGTATGTCCTACAGGAGCACTGGATATTAAGAGCTTAAAAAGTGAAAAAAAAGAATTAGATATCAATGAAGCTGATATGGGTCTAGCTGTTGTTGATGCTGAAAATTGTATAGCATTTTGGGGTATTCAATGTGATGCTTGTTATAGAGCATGTCCAATCTTAGGAGAGGCAATTACTATTGAATATTCTAAAAATGAAAGAACTGGAAAACATGCCTTTATGAAACCAATTGTACATGCAAATGCTTGTACAGGTTGTGGTCTTTGTGAAAGAGCTTGTGTGACAGAGAAAGCCGCAATTTTTGTTCTACCTAGAGAAGTAGCATTGGGTAAAGCTGGTGATTACTATATCAAAGGCTGGGATAAAAATGATGAAAAGCGTCTTGAAAATACAAATTCAGAACATTTAAAACAGAAAAAAGACAGTAAGTCTGTACTTGATTCTTTAAATAGTGGTATGGAAGGTTTATACTAA
- the blaOXA gene encoding class D beta-lactamase has protein sequence MSKKIIFVLLFFIQTILFSEDLEIKEIFDKNNIEGTIVLESFNTQKVYIHNKKRANELLLPASTFKILNTLIALNEKIVNENSLIKWDGKDRGWDVWNKDQSLKSAFQKSCVWCYQIFAKEIGIKKYSNYLKKLDYGNKQVGSEVTKFWLSGDIRITAIQQIEFLKKVYLNKIPFKQEDINILKEIMINEKTKNYTLWAKTGWSTSSKPNHGWFVGYIENKNDTWFFAINLITKDRSDLKLRKKLTLDILKLKNII, from the coding sequence ATGTCTAAAAAGATTATCTTTGTACTGCTATTTTTTATTCAAACTATACTATTTTCAGAAGATTTAGAAATAAAAGAAATCTTTGATAAAAACAATATTGAAGGAACGATTGTTTTAGAATCTTTTAATACTCAAAAAGTTTACATACATAATAAAAAACGTGCCAATGAACTGCTACTTCCTGCTTCAACTTTTAAAATTTTAAATACATTAATTGCGTTAAATGAGAAAATAGTAAATGAAAATAGTTTAATAAAATGGGATGGGAAAGATAGAGGTTGGGATGTATGGAATAAAGACCAAAGCTTAAAGTCTGCATTTCAAAAATCGTGTGTTTGGTGTTATCAAATTTTTGCAAAAGAAATAGGAATAAAAAAATACAGTAATTATCTTAAGAAATTAGATTATGGAAATAAACAAGTTGGCTCAGAAGTAACAAAGTTTTGGTTATCAGGAGATATTCGAATTACTGCAATACAACAAATAGAATTTTTAAAAAAAGTATATTTAAATAAAATCCCATTTAAACAAGAAGATATAAATATTTTAAAAGAAATAATGATAAATGAAAAGACAAAAAATTATACTCTTTGGGCAAAAACAGGTTGGAGTACATCTTCTAAACCTAACCATGGTTGGTTTGTAGGCTATATAGAAAATAAAAATGATACTTGGTTTTTTGCAATAAATTTAATAACTAAAGATAGGTCTGATTTAAAACTAAGAAAAAAACTTACCTTAGATATATTAAAATTAAAAAATATTATTTAG
- a CDS encoding helix-turn-helix domain-containing protein, whose amino-acid sequence MENSFNVGIKIKELRSNKNMSAKDLALQAKISVGMLSQLENGSTQGSVETLRKIARVLDTTLAQLFTDEDNLEIKCTNDDSLYVVKKDNRKKISFPDPLYNCELLVPDLQGDIEFVLVNLEPNRITNEIIPHTKGGEECNYVLKGEIVVTLNDKEFNLKKGDCIRFNPEIPHKIENRSSKKASYISAITPVSF is encoded by the coding sequence ATGGAAAATAGTTTTAATGTAGGTATAAAAATAAAAGAATTACGCAGTAATAAAAATATGAGTGCAAAAGATTTAGCCTTACAAGCTAAAATTTCTGTTGGTATGTTATCACAGTTAGAAAACGGATCGACTCAAGGTTCAGTAGAAACTTTAAGAAAAATTGCTCGTGTATTGGATACAACTTTAGCTCAACTATTTACAGATGAAGACAACCTAGAAATAAAATGTACAAATGACGACTCATTATATGTTGTAAAAAAAGATAATAGAAAAAAAATATCTTTTCCTGACCCTTTATATAATTGTGAACTTTTAGTTCCTGATTTACAAGGAGATATAGAATTTGTACTTGTTAATTTAGAACCAAATAGAATTACAAATGAGATTATTCCACATACAAAAGGTGGAGAAGAGTGTAACTATGTTTTAAAAGGTGAAATAGTTGTTACACTAAATGATAAAGAGTTTAATCTAAAAAAAGGTGACTGCATTAGATTCAATCCAGAGATACCTCATAAAATTGAAAATAGAAGTTCTAAAAAAGCTTCGTATATTTCTGCAATTACACCTGTTTCTTTTTAA
- the napH gene encoding quinol dehydrogenase ferredoxin subunit NapH, translating into MKTLIYKHRYLILRRFTQVLVMALYIIANVYGINILMGNLSSSMFLGLIPLSDPYAVLQMFSAGAILTFDIIIGALIIMTFYAIVGGRVFCSWVCPVNMITDLANYLRRTFGFNQIQKKQPASRNIRYWVIGLSLIISFVLGITAFEFISPISMMHRGIIFGLGLGWAAMLVIFLFDLFVLKNGWCGHICPLGGFYSLVGRFSLIRVKHDADKCTACMECKEVCPEMQVLHMVTKESIPVLSGECTNCARCIEVCDDDALIFSIRNKNNGEKNEIN; encoded by the coding sequence ATGAAAACATTAATATATAAACACAGATATCTTATTTTAAGAAGATTCACACAGGTTTTAGTTATGGCTTTATACATAATTGCAAATGTTTATGGAATAAATATTTTAATGGGGAACTTAAGTTCTTCAATGTTTTTAGGACTTATTCCGTTAAGTGATCCTTATGCAGTATTACAAATGTTTTCTGCAGGAGCGATACTTACATTTGACATTATAATTGGTGCTCTAATAATTATGACTTTTTATGCAATTGTAGGTGGTAGAGTTTTTTGTTCTTGGGTTTGTCCTGTAAATATGATTACAGATTTAGCAAACTATTTACGAAGAACTTTTGGTTTTAATCAAATTCAAAAGAAGCAGCCTGCTTCAAGAAATATAAGATATTGGGTAATAGGACTTAGTCTTATAATATCTTTTGTTTTAGGCATCACTGCATTTGAATTTATATCACCAATCTCAATGATGCACAGAGGTATAATATTTGGACTAGGTCTTGGTTGGGCAGCAATGCTTGTAATATTTCTTTTTGACCTTTTTGTTTTAAAAAATGGCTGGTGTGGTCATATTTGCCCACTTGGTGGATTTTATTCACTAGTAGGTAGATTTAGTTTAATAAGAGTAAAACATGATGCAGACAAATGTACAGCATGTATGGAATGTAAAGAAGTTTGTCCAGAAATGCAAGTTTTACATATGGTAACAAAAGAGTCAATCCCTGTATTATCAGGAGAATGTACAAATTGTGCTAGATGTATAGAAGTATGCGACGATGATGCTCTTATTTTTTCAATAAGAAATAAAAATAATGGAGAAAAAAATGAAATTAACTAA
- the napA gene encoding nitrate reductase catalytic subunit NapA, which yields MALSRREFLKSSAAASAAAAVGMNVPTELQAAAKNAEGGWRWDKAACRFCGTGCGIMLATKNGKIVAVKGDPAAPVNRGLNCIKGYFNAKIMYGADRLKQPLLRMGADGKFDKNGKFAPVSWKRAFDEMEFHAKKAFNENGPESVAVFASGQYTIQEGYAAQKMMKAGFRSNAIDPNARHCMASAVVGFYQTFGIDEPSGCYDDIELTDTIISWGSNMAEMHPILWSRVTDRKLSDPKNVKVINLSTYRHRTSDLADIEIIFKPNSDLALWNYIAREIVFNNPNSIDWDFVNKHIVFAAANTNIGYGMRKANEKSMDKYTAKEKEIMAKEMSKIVSEDEAPALAPYGYKAGDKMVMNKPGLPHWQIPFEEYKKSLEPYTAEYVTKISKGNPDESDAEFMKKIKTMADLYIEKSRKVVSFWTMGMNQHTRGTWCNTLAYNVHFLLNKQAKPGSGAFSLTGQPSACGTAREVGTFTHRLPADMMIKNPKHRAICEKAWGVPAGTINAQQGQHIMKIHRDIEDGHVKFAWVNVCNPYMDTASASHWIKAAREMDNFIVCSDGYPGISAKVSDLILPTAMIYEKWGAYGNAERRTQHWRQQVEPIGESMSDTWQWVEFAKRFTVKDLWMKDVKVAWGKKTLKGISADAVKAAGYTPDTTMYEILFANDRAKSYKLSQDDPIQAGYDNTEGFGDSRNVMGSDGKPWKGYGFFIQKYLFEEYADFGRGHAHDLADFDTYHRVRGLKWPVVDGKETQWRFNAKYDPYAKKANTGDFAFYGPFLKAQPTGTLRGVTNKKKNPIPNKAKIFARPYMDAPEMPDTEYPVWLSTGRVLEHWHSGTMTMQVPELYRAVPEALCYIHPADAKKYGVSQGALCWVESRRGKVKARVETRGRNRPSKGLVFVPWFDENVFINKVCADYTCPLSKQTDFKKCAVKIYKA from the coding sequence ATGGCACTTTCAAGAAGAGAATTTCTTAAAAGTTCAGCAGCAGCTTCTGCGGCAGCTGCGGTTGGAATGAACGTACCTACTGAGCTACAAGCAGCGGCTAAAAACGCTGAAGGTGGTTGGAGATGGGATAAGGCAGCTTGTCGATTCTGTGGTACTGGTTGTGGGATTATGCTTGCAACAAAAAATGGTAAGATTGTTGCGGTTAAAGGTGACCCAGCAGCTCCAGTTAATAGAGGGCTTAACTGTATTAAAGGTTACTTCAATGCGAAAATTATGTATGGTGCAGATAGATTAAAGCAACCATTATTAAGAATGGGCGCTGATGGTAAATTTGATAAAAATGGTAAATTTGCTCCAGTTTCTTGGAAAAGAGCTTTTGATGAAATGGAATTTCATGCTAAAAAAGCTTTCAATGAAAATGGTCCTGAGTCTGTAGCAGTATTTGCTTCTGGTCAATACACTATCCAAGAAGGTTATGCAGCACAAAAAATGATGAAAGCTGGATTTAGATCAAATGCAATCGATCCAAATGCTAGACACTGTATGGCATCTGCGGTTGTTGGTTTCTATCAAACATTTGGTATTGATGAGCCTTCTGGTTGTTATGATGACATTGAGTTAACTGATACAATCATTTCATGGGGTTCAAATATGGCTGAAATGCACCCTATTTTATGGTCAAGAGTTACAGATAGAAAATTATCTGATCCTAAAAATGTAAAAGTAATTAACTTATCTACATATAGACATAGAACTTCAGATTTAGCTGATATTGAAATTATTTTCAAACCTAACTCTGATTTAGCTTTATGGAACTACATTGCAAGAGAGATTGTATTTAATAACCCTAATTCAATTGATTGGGATTTTGTTAATAAACATATCGTATTTGCAGCGGCGAACACAAATATCGGTTACGGTATGAGAAAAGCTAATGAAAAATCTATGGATAAATATACAGCTAAAGAAAAAGAAATTATGGCTAAAGAAATGAGTAAAATCGTTTCTGAAGATGAAGCTCCAGCATTAGCACCTTACGGATATAAAGCTGGTGATAAAATGGTTATGAATAAGCCAGGACTTCCTCATTGGCAAATTCCTTTCGAAGAATATAAAAAATCTTTAGAGCCTTACACAGCTGAGTATGTAACTAAGATTTCTAAAGGTAACCCAGATGAGTCTGATGCTGAGTTTATGAAAAAAATCAAAACTATGGCTGACTTATATATTGAAAAATCAAGAAAAGTTGTTTCTTTCTGGACTATGGGTATGAACCAACATACAAGAGGTACTTGGTGTAATACATTAGCATATAATGTTCACTTCTTACTAAATAAACAAGCTAAACCAGGTTCGGGAGCATTCTCATTAACTGGTCAACCATCTGCTTGTGGTACGGCAAGAGAAGTTGGTACATTTACACATAGATTACCAGCAGATATGATGATTAAAAACCCTAAACATAGAGCAATATGTGAAAAAGCATGGGGAGTTCCAGCTGGTACTATTAATGCTCAACAAGGTCAACACATCATGAAAATCCATAGAGATATTGAAGATGGTCATGTTAAATTTGCATGGGTAAATGTTTGTAACCCTTATATGGATACAGCATCTGCATCTCATTGGATTAAAGCTGCAAGAGAAATGGATAACTTCATCGTTTGTTCTGATGGATACCCAGGGATCTCTGCAAAAGTTTCTGACTTAATTTTACCAACAGCTATGATTTATGAAAAATGGGGAGCTTATGGTAATGCGGAAAGAAGAACTCAACATTGGAGACAACAAGTTGAACCTATAGGTGAATCTATGTCTGATACATGGCAATGGGTAGAATTTGCAAAAAGATTTACTGTTAAAGATCTATGGATGAAAGATGTTAAAGTCGCTTGGGGTAAAAAGACTCTTAAAGGTATTTCTGCTGATGCTGTTAAAGCTGCAGGATATACTCCAGATACAACTATGTATGAAATTCTATTTGCAAATGATAGAGCAAAATCATACAAATTAAGTCAAGATGATCCTATCCAAGCAGGATACGATAATACTGAAGGTTTTGGAGATTCAAGAAATGTTATGGGATCTGATGGTAAACCATGGAAAGGTTACGGATTCTTTATCCAAAAATACTTATTTGAAGAATATGCTGATTTCGGTAGAGGTCATGCTCACGATTTAGCTGACTTTGATACTTACCATAGAGTAAGAGGTCTTAAATGGCCAGTAGTTGATGGAAAAGAAACACAATGGAGATTTAATGCTAAATACGATCCATATGCTAAAAAAGCAAATACTGGTGATTTCGCATTCTATGGACCATTCTTAAAAGCACAACCTACTGGTACATTAAGAGGTGTGACTAATAAGAAAAAGAACCCTATTCCAAATAAAGCGAAAATTTTCGCTAGACCATATATGGATGCACCTGAAATGCCAGATACTGAATATCCAGTATGGTTATCAACAGGTAGAGTGTTAGAGCACTGGCATTCAGGAACTATGACTATGCAAGTTCCAGAATTATACAGAGCTGTACCAGAAGCATTATGTTACATTCATCCTGCTGATGCTAAGAAATATGGTGTTTCACAAGGTGCTCTTTGTTGGGTTGAGTCAAGAAGAGGAAAAGTAAAAGCTAGAGTTGAAACTAGAGGAAGAAATAGACCTTCTAAAGGGTTAGTATTCGTTCCATGGTTCGATGAAAACGTATTTATTAATAAAGTTTGTGCGGATTATACTTGTCCATTATCAAAACAAACTGACTTTAAAAAATGTGCGGTAAAAATTTATAAAGCATAA
- the ald gene encoding alanine dehydrogenase: MKIGLVKEIKVHEYRVGLTPDCVDAYVRNGHTVYVEKNAGVGAGFEDSEYVESGGIIVEDKKKLFDDSDMIVKVKEPLPEEYDFFHEGQILYTYLHIAADKPQAQALLAKKVKAIAYETITSPEGGLPCLTPMSEIAGRLATQEGAKYLEKPFGGRGVLLGGVPGVKRGNVVIIGGGIVGLNACKMAVGLGANVTVLDISASRLAFYDDLFDSRVTTLFSNRTNLIKCIKEADLVIGAVLIPGAAAPKLISKEDLKLMKKNAVIVDVAIDQGGCFETSKATYHDNPTFVVNDVLHYCVANMPGAVSLTSTLALTATTLRHGLNIANKGLEKALADDKHLLNGLNTYDGKLTNEPVAISLDIPFEPVTF, from the coding sequence ATGAAAATTGGATTAGTAAAAGAAATTAAAGTACATGAATATAGAGTAGGATTAACTCCTGATTGTGTAGATGCTTATGTTAGAAATGGACATACAGTATATGTAGAAAAAAATGCAGGTGTTGGTGCAGGGTTTGAAGATTCTGAGTATGTAGAGTCTGGTGGAATTATTGTAGAGGATAAGAAAAAACTTTTTGATGATAGTGATATGATTGTAAAAGTTAAAGAACCATTACCCGAAGAGTATGATTTTTTTCATGAAGGACAAATTTTATATACATATTTACATATAGCAGCAGATAAACCACAAGCCCAAGCTTTACTAGCTAAAAAAGTTAAAGCTATTGCTTATGAAACTATTACATCTCCTGAAGGTGGATTACCTTGTTTAACTCCTATGAGTGAAATAGCTGGACGTTTAGCAACTCAAGAGGGTGCAAAATACCTTGAAAAACCATTTGGTGGAAGAGGTGTTTTATTAGGTGGTGTGCCAGGTGTAAAAAGAGGAAATGTAGTAATTATAGGTGGTGGAATTGTTGGATTAAATGCTTGTAAGATGGCAGTTGGACTTGGTGCTAATGTAACTGTACTAGATATTTCAGCTTCAAGATTAGCTTTTTATGATGATCTGTTTGATTCAAGAGTTACAACTCTGTTTTCTAATAGAACTAATTTAATTAAATGTATTAAAGAAGCAGACTTAGTAATTGGTGCAGTTTTAATTCCTGGTGCAGCGGCTCCAAAACTTATATCTAAAGAGGATTTAAAACTTATGAAGAAAAATGCAGTAATCGTTGATGTTGCAATTGACCAAGGTGGTTGTTTTGAAACTTCAAAAGCTACATATCATGATAACCCTACATTTGTAGTAAATGATGTTCTTCATTATTGTGTTGCAAATATGCCTGGTGCTGTTTCATTAACTTCTACATTAGCTTTAACTGCAACTACATTGAGACATGGATTAAATATTGCAAATAAAGGTTTAGAAAAAGCATTAGCAGATGATAAACATTTATTAAATGGACTTAATACTTATGATGGTAAATTAACTAATGAACCAGTTGCTATTAGTTTAGATATTCCTTTTGAACCTGTAACTTTTTAA
- a CDS encoding L-serine ammonia-lyase: MSILNLFKIGIGPSSSHTVGPMIIAKNFCTLTKELNYFQDITRIKIELYGSLGSTGIGHQSDVAIILGLLGNLPKTVDTDNIEETIKNIKTTSSIKLLNEQTIHFSIKEDLVLHQKKYLPYHPNGIKLTIYNKNKELFSKVYYSIGGGEVISEDEIDLEKKENKKPLPYDFSNAKELLEKCRKNKLTIAELILENEKVYKTENEIEESLLEIWQVMQTCVNNGLKSDGILPGGLKVPKRAFKMHEKLKNTRTIDPLAFVDWINLYALAVNEENASGKRVVTAPTNGAAGIIPAVLHYIINFLVKKENKEQVVINFLLTAGAIGLLYQRNASISGADVGCQGEVGVACSMAAAGMAEFLGASIEQIENAAEIAMEHNLGLTCDPIGGLVQIPCIERNAMAAMKAVNAARMALNEDGKHYVSLDSVIKTMYDTGKDMQNKYKETSKGGLAVHYVEC, encoded by the coding sequence ATGAGCATACTAAATCTTTTTAAAATAGGTATTGGTCCATCAAGTTCCCATACAGTAGGTCCAATGATTATTGCTAAAAACTTTTGTACCTTAACAAAAGAATTAAACTATTTTCAGGACATTACTAGAATAAAAATAGAACTTTATGGTTCTTTAGGTTCAACTGGAATTGGTCACCAAAGTGATGTTGCAATAATTTTAGGATTATTAGGAAATCTTCCAAAAACTGTCGATACTGATAATATAGAAGAAACTATAAAAAATATTAAAACAACTTCCTCAATAAAACTATTAAATGAACAGACTATTCATTTTTCTATAAAAGAAGATTTAGTTCTTCATCAAAAAAAATATCTTCCTTATCATCCAAATGGAATAAAACTTACAATATATAATAAGAATAAAGAACTATTTTCAAAAGTATATTATTCTATCGGTGGTGGAGAAGTTATAAGTGAAGATGAAATTGACCTAGAAAAAAAAGAGAATAAAAAACCTCTTCCATATGATTTTTCTAATGCAAAAGAATTATTAGAAAAATGTAGAAAAAACAAACTTACAATTGCAGAATTGATTTTAGAAAATGAAAAAGTTTATAAAACAGAAAATGAAATAGAAGAGTCTCTTCTAGAGATATGGCAAGTAATGCAAACTTGTGTAAATAATGGACTTAAATCGGATGGTATTCTTCCAGGAGGATTAAAAGTTCCTAAACGAGCTTTTAAAATGCATGAAAAACTAAAAAATACACGTACTATAGACCCTTTAGCTTTTGTTGATTGGATTAATCTATATGCACTTGCAGTAAATGAAGAAAATGCAAGTGGAAAAAGAGTTGTCACTGCTCCAACAAACGGTGCTGCAGGTATTATTCCAGCAGTCCTACACTATATAATTAACTTTTTAGTAAAAAAAGAAAATAAAGAACAAGTTGTAATAAACTTTTTATTAACAGCAGGTGCCATTGGCCTTTTATACCAAAGAAATGCTTCAATATCTGGAGCAGATGTAGGCTGCCAAGGAGAAGTTGGAGTGGCATGTTCTATGGCAGCAGCAGGAATGGCTGAGTTTTTAGGAGCATCTATAGAACAGATAGAAAATGCAGCAGAAATTGCTATGGAACATAACTTAGGACTTACTTGTGATCCAATTGGAGGACTTGTACAAATTCCATGTATAGAGAGAAATGCAATGGCAGCTATGAAAGCAGTAAATGCTGCACGTATGGCATTAAATGAAGATGGGAAACATTATGTTTCCCTTGATTCAGTTATAAAAACAATGTACGATACAGGTAAAGATATGCAAAATAAATATAAAGAGACATCAAAAGGCGGTTTAGCTGTTCACTATGTTGAATGTTAA
- a CDS encoding amino acid ABC transporter ATP-binding protein: MIEMNNVNKWYGDFHVLKDVNLKVKKGERVVICGPSGSGKSTTIRCMNRLEPFQEGQIMVSGLELTEDVKRIREIRTHVGMVFQHFNLFPHLSILENLILAPTWVSKKPRKEAIETAMHYLERVKIADQADKFPNQLSGGQQQRVAIARCLCSNPEIMLFDEPTAALDPEMIGEVLDVMTELADDGITMVCVTHEMGFAKKVADRVIFMDAGQIVEENTPHEFFDNPQSDRLKLFLEQILDH, translated from the coding sequence ATGATTGAAATGAACAATGTTAACAAATGGTATGGAGACTTTCATGTACTAAAAGATGTTAACTTAAAAGTAAAAAAAGGTGAAAGAGTTGTTATTTGTGGTCCTTCAGGTTCTGGTAAATCTACAACTATTAGATGTATGAATAGACTTGAACCTTTTCAAGAAGGTCAGATTATGGTAAGTGGATTAGAGCTTACAGAAGATGTAAAGAGAATTAGAGAAATTAGAACACATGTTGGTATGGTATTTCAACATTTTAATCTTTTTCCACATCTTTCAATTCTTGAAAATCTTATCTTAGCTCCTACTTGGGTTTCTAAAAAACCAAGAAAAGAGGCAATTGAAACTGCAATGCATTATCTTGAGAGAGTAAAAATTGCAGACCAAGCAGATAAATTTCCAAATCAATTATCAGGTGGTCAGCAACAAAGGGTTGCTATTGCTAGATGTTTATGTTCAAATCCTGAAATTATGTTATTTGACGAACCAACAGCAGCACTAGATCCAGAAATGATTGGTGAAGTTCTTGATGTAATGACAGAACTTGCAGATGATGGAATTACTATGGTTTGTGTAACTCATGAAATGGGATTTGCAAAAAAGGTTGCAGATAGAGTGATTTTTATGGATGCAGGACAAATAGTAGAAGAAAATACTCCACATGAATTCTTTGATAATCCTCAATCTGATAGATTAAAGTTATTCTTAGAACAAATTTTAGACCACTAG